The genomic window AATATCGCCAAGGGCGCACTCCCAACCCGTGCGTACTCTGCAACGAGAAGATGAAATTCGGCCGGCTCCCACAAAAGGCTCGAGCATGGGGCGCGGAATATGTCGCCACTGGCCACTATGCCCGAATCGAGCGCGATGAGAGCGGGGGTGTGCGCCTCAGCAGGGCCAAGGACCAACGAAAGGATCAATCCTATTTCCTCTTCCGGCTCGAGCCGCGCGCACTCGAACGGATGTTGACCCCGCTCGGAGACTACGAAAAGGAGGAGGTGCGGCAGATCGCGAAGCAAGCGGGACTTTCCGTCTGGGATAAAGAAGAGAGTCAGGGAATCTGCTTTGTTCCGGGCAACCAGTACGATGCATTTTTGGCCGAGCGGCCCGGCAAGGGAAAGGACGCCTCGGGCGAGATCGTCGATCTGTCCGGCAAGCCGCTCGGCTGCCACCAGGGAATCGAATCGTATACCGTCGGCCAGCGCCGTCGACTCCCCGGAGGACAAGGGAAACCGCTCTACGTGGTCGATATCGATCCCGGGAAGCAACGAATCGTCGTCGGCCCTTGGGAAGCCCTCCATCAGGCCCACTGCTTCCTGAGCCAGGCGAACTGGCAGCAGCCGATGCCCCCGAGCCCCCTGCCCGTGACCGTGAAGGTTCGATACAACTACCCGGCGGTTACTGCCCGGCTCACGCTGCTTTCGGATCAGCGGGCGCGAATCGATTTTGATTCTCCTCAAGCCGGCGTGGCTCCCGGGCAAGCGGCCGTCTGCTATGCAGGCGACCTGTTGTTGGGTGGCGGCTGGATCGAGCGAATCGCAGAGCGAGACCCGGCGAAGACCATCCCATGAAGCCGCTTCTGGTCCTCATCACCGCCTCTTCCTCGGAAGAGGGAGCAGGGCTCGCACGAGCTCTTTTGGAAGCCCGGCTCGCTTCCTGTGTCAACCTCTTGCCGGGAGTTCGCTCGTTCTACTGGTGGCAGGGCAAGCGCGAAGAAGCCAGCGAGGTCCTTTTGCTGGTCAAGAGTGCCCACGAGCAGTGGGATGAGCTGCAAGCCGCTGTACGGCGGCATCATAGCTACGAGTGCCCGGAAATCATCGCCCTTGCTCCAGAAAGGGTCGGAGAGCGCTATCTCTCCTGGTGGAAGGGAGAGCTTTCCCGATCCTCACTCGAAGCGTAACCGAAATTCCATCGGCTCCAGATACGCCGTCTCCGCTTCCAGATCGGCCTTCGTGAGCGGATGCTCATCCAACCAGTTCGCCGGGAACCGGAGCTTCCAGCGGCGTTCCCCGGCATCGACCTCAATCGGGGGGAGCGGGGAATCTTGTCGGCTGCGCTGCAAAACGAACGCGATCCGCAACAGGAGGCTCAACGAAAAGGTGGCGTCCCGGTCCTCTTCCCGGAGCAGGAGCAGTTCGTCTCCCGGATACTTTCGACGATGGCTTCGCACCAGGAACGCCAGCCGCTGCTGATCCCGCAGCGAGAAGCCCGGCATGTCGATGTGATGCAGAATGTAAGAGCCGTGCTTATGGTACTGCGTATAGGAGATCAAG from Methylacidimicrobium sp. B4 includes these protein-coding regions:
- the mnmA gene encoding tRNA 2-thiouridine(34) synthase MnmA, with the protein product MAARQRVVVGMSGGVDSSVAAYLLQQQGFEVIGVTLKVWSDSCLSRSQEKCCGPQSISDARLVAHRLGIPHFVLDEAEAFEEEVIAPFVREYRQGRTPNPCVLCNEKMKFGRLPQKARAWGAEYVATGHYARIERDESGGVRLSRAKDQRKDQSYFLFRLEPRALERMLTPLGDYEKEEVRQIAKQAGLSVWDKEESQGICFVPGNQYDAFLAERPGKGKDASGEIVDLSGKPLGCHQGIESYTVGQRRRLPGGQGKPLYVVDIDPGKQRIVVGPWEALHQAHCFLSQANWQQPMPPSPLPVTVKVRYNYPAVTARLTLLSDQRARIDFDSPQAGVAPGQAAVCYAGDLLLGGGWIERIAERDPAKTIP
- the cutA gene encoding divalent-cation tolerance protein CutA, with the translated sequence MKPLLVLITASSSEEGAGLARALLEARLASCVNLLPGVRSFYWWQGKREEASEVLLLVKSAHEQWDELQAAVRRHHSYECPEIIALAPERVGERYLSWWKGELSRSSLEA